A DNA window from Streptomyces asoensis contains the following coding sequences:
- a CDS encoding P-loop NTPase fold protein, giving the protein MRHDGDEDEELRAAGLADDGERAAYARALDACLSSGPVASRLDRRPGAFRSDAARAMRLPENVARVRGAPLYQEPSRRYEKACEGRDEAEERVVRLLPRSAWDPPLIVTVLSGTLTVLLRAAVDGGWPFALGATLAAAGWTLGRPRSRGRVRALLGCAVALTARAARLRAVRSTAAELTRVMAEDVMPSVVHNVVSELLGEDPDCLLVTTEYEGLRAHRDQRHLVGIQATAEVRRKLDALVDGTIAVCGPRGSGKSTLLARCGDEHDLRVAVQAPASYAPLEFLTALFVELCQRHLVDRGNSFPEFRRLSPLRTGLRRLGAAFRARARRLLFGLLALALCAVGLFAAVRGFAEHHVGGVTGTAGEGAERLREVVSAVLDGRRPLLALSAVVLGLLVWKYARPLRSTGLALALRVVLPAAAGRSLAVLVLVTVWSPAPVVAWFEDWRRDEPSVFYPTTAVMTVLLVIAVREAVTPFWEDVRASGSRTAAAVLLVTVAGALTDDRLRHAAFGWDLSQRVALLAAAVALVKASRWKRVPRESSLTARCRDHLYRLQTVQSVTYGASGAPAGGLFGLGSTYGTSFTASPLTMPELVQQLRNTLAEVAEELRSQQRRLVVTIDEVDRLGSTAKALEFLGEVKAVLGVTGVHVVISVSEDVGASFVRRGLPGRDVADSTFDDVVHVWPCSWEESKAVLGRRAPGVPEPFVALAHALAGGLPRDLIRYAREMMSLRESKGEVELRNIAAWLVTRAMRETVDAFRNGIKQGALPSRSTDVVFGATRRLAEFLHADCLCELDRMRLHIGRFARWADGPGAAGLRADLPADVLERLEEAAAYAYFCVTLLDVFAVPGFERRRTQAQVHRPEGSLDRLAVVRGELSLSPHSARRLLDDTRTAWGLPPVSPPDLPEIVETARRTCRHYAE; this is encoded by the coding sequence CCTACGCGCGCGCTCTCGACGCGTGCCTGAGCTCCGGCCCGGTCGCGAGCCGGCTGGACCGCCGCCCGGGCGCGTTCCGGAGCGACGCTGCCCGGGCGATGCGCCTGCCGGAGAACGTCGCCCGGGTACGCGGCGCGCCGCTGTACCAGGAGCCTTCGCGGCGGTACGAGAAGGCGTGCGAGGGGCGGGACGAGGCCGAGGAACGCGTCGTGCGCCTGCTGCCCCGGTCGGCCTGGGATCCGCCGCTCATCGTGACCGTGCTGTCCGGCACGTTGACGGTCCTCCTGCGGGCGGCCGTCGACGGCGGATGGCCCTTCGCGCTCGGCGCCACGCTGGCCGCCGCGGGCTGGACCCTCGGGCGGCCGCGGTCCCGCGGCCGGGTGCGGGCCCTGCTCGGCTGCGCCGTCGCGCTGACGGCCAGGGCCGCACGGCTGCGGGCGGTCCGGTCCACCGCCGCGGAGCTCACCCGCGTGATGGCGGAGGACGTCATGCCGTCGGTCGTGCACAACGTCGTCTCGGAACTCCTCGGTGAGGATCCCGACTGCCTCCTCGTCACCACGGAGTACGAGGGGCTCAGGGCCCACCGCGACCAGCGCCATCTCGTCGGCATCCAGGCCACCGCGGAGGTCCGCCGGAAGCTGGACGCCCTGGTCGACGGCACCATCGCCGTGTGCGGACCGCGCGGCTCGGGGAAGTCGACGCTGCTCGCCCGCTGCGGCGACGAGCACGATCTCAGGGTCGCGGTCCAGGCGCCCGCTTCCTACGCCCCGCTGGAGTTCCTCACCGCGCTCTTCGTCGAGCTGTGCCAGCGCCACCTCGTCGACCGGGGCAACTCGTTCCCGGAGTTCCGGCGCCTCAGTCCGCTGCGCACCGGGCTGCGCAGGCTCGGCGCGGCCTTCCGGGCCCGCGCCCGGCGTCTCCTCTTCGGCCTGTTGGCGCTCGCGCTGTGCGCGGTGGGCCTCTTCGCCGCCGTGCGCGGCTTCGCCGAACATCACGTCGGCGGGGTCACGGGGACCGCGGGCGAGGGGGCGGAGCGGCTGAGGGAGGTGGTGTCGGCGGTCCTGGACGGCAGACGGCCCCTGCTGGCACTGTCGGCCGTCGTCCTCGGCCTGCTGGTCTGGAAGTACGCCCGGCCGCTGCGGTCCACCGGCCTCGCCCTCGCCCTGCGCGTAGTGCTGCCGGCGGCGGCCGGCCGCTCGCTGGCGGTGCTGGTCCTCGTCACCGTCTGGTCCCCGGCGCCGGTGGTCGCCTGGTTCGAGGACTGGCGCCGCGACGAGCCCTCGGTCTTCTATCCGACGACGGCGGTCATGACCGTACTCCTGGTCATCGCGGTCCGGGAGGCGGTGACGCCCTTCTGGGAGGACGTGCGCGCGTCCGGGTCGCGCACCGCGGCCGCCGTCCTCCTCGTCACGGTCGCGGGGGCGCTCACCGACGACCGTCTGCGGCACGCGGCGTTCGGATGGGACCTGTCGCAGCGCGTGGCCCTGCTCGCCGCGGCGGTCGCCCTCGTCAAGGCGTCCCGCTGGAAGCGCGTGCCGCGTGAGTCGAGCCTGACCGCCCGCTGCCGCGACCACCTGTACCGCCTCCAGACCGTGCAGAGCGTGACGTACGGCGCGAGCGGCGCCCCGGCAGGAGGGCTGTTCGGTCTGGGTTCCACCTACGGCACCTCGTTCACCGCGTCGCCGCTGACCATGCCCGAACTCGTCCAGCAGCTCCGGAACACCCTGGCCGAGGTGGCGGAGGAACTGCGCTCACAGCAGCGGCGACTGGTGGTCACGATCGACGAGGTCGACCGTCTCGGGTCCACGGCCAAGGCGCTCGAGTTCCTCGGCGAGGTCAAGGCCGTCCTGGGCGTCACCGGCGTGCATGTCGTGATCTCGGTCTCGGAGGACGTCGGTGCGTCCTTCGTCCGGCGCGGACTGCCCGGACGGGACGTCGCGGACAGCACGTTCGACGACGTCGTTCACGTGTGGCCCTGCTCGTGGGAGGAGTCCAAGGCAGTGCTCGGCCGGCGTGCCCCGGGCGTCCCGGAGCCGTTCGTGGCGCTCGCCCACGCCCTGGCGGGCGGCCTGCCACGCGATCTGATCCGCTACGCGCGCGAGATGATGTCGCTGCGGGAGAGCAAGGGCGAGGTCGAACTGCGCAACATCGCGGCCTGGCTCGTCACGCGCGCCATGCGGGAGACGGTCGACGCCTTCAGGAACGGGATCAAGCAGGGCGCCCTGCCCTCCCGCAGCACGGACGTGGTGTTCGGGGCGACGAGGCGGCTGGCGGAGTTCCTGCACGCCGACTGCCTGTGCGAACTCGACCGCATGCGGTTGCACATCGGCCGGTTCGCACGCTGGGCGGACGGCCCCGGCGCCGCCGGACTGAGGGCGGACCTGCCCGCCGACGTCCTGGAGCGCCTCGAAGAGGCCGCGGCCTACGCGTACTTCTGCGTCACCCTGCTCGATGTCTTCGCGGTGCCGGGGTTCGAGCGCCGCCGTACGCAGGCCCAGGTGCACCGGCCGGAGGGGAGCCTCGACCGGTTGGCCGTCGTGCGCGGCGAACTCTCCCTCTCGCCGCACAGCGCGCGCCGCCTCCTGGACGACACCAGGACGGCGTGGGGCCTGCCCCCGGTGTCCCCGCCCGACCTCCCGGAGATCGTCGAGACGGCGCGACGGACCTGTCGGCACTACGCCGAGTGA